From the Candida dubliniensis CD36 chromosome 2, complete sequence genome, the window TCATTAGTTTGATTATCGAGTTGACAAAACAGGCCAAGCTTGTGAACAATGGTGGTAACTTGTGGTTCCCGGTTGCCGTTAACAAGTTGCTTGAATTGCCACAGTCCAGCTTGTTTAACCCTATTGATGCGTTTCTTGGATTGTCGGAGTTGATTTCACCTAGACTCGGGGTTTTGTGCAAGTTTATTGGTGTTGCCACCCTCCGGTTGTATGGCATAAAGTTGGATGATAGTTTAGAGCAGGAACCGCTTGTGTCACTTTTGGGAAGAATTTTATACAGAATCAAGATGCTTAGTGACCAGCAGCCACTTGACTCGTTGAGTTTGTCGTATGTGTTGCCGTTGTTAACACGAGTATTGTATGATGGTAAGGCGGTGGCAATCAAGAATGCATCAAAGGGTGCAGTCACATCCgaatttgttgaagaagACCCTGAGGAAgaacaattgttgttggcTATTGAGATTATTTCTGCTCATGCCGAGTCGTTTGAAGACGACAAGATTCCACGTACCAGTATTTTAGAAGTCTTGATTTCGTTAATGAAATTACCGTCAAAGGCCAAGTTGTCAAAAGAATGCTTTTTATCGTTGTGCCAACACATTGCATTTAATATTAGACAAGGTGATTTGCAGTTGTTATTGGGCAGTTTGATCACCCCTCACGTGTTTGTCAGATCGACATTGTTAGAAGGGTTAGATGCTGAGTTTGAGTTGGAAGAGTATTCAAAGGAGTTGTTTGTGGCCACCCACGATAACGACCAGAACTGTCGTGAGCTTGCACAAACTATTTGGGACGACAATGAGTTGGAAGTTGAGGATGCTTCAAGGTTGCTTAGTTTGTTTGGCAATAGTGATGCTGGTCTAAGGAATTCAGTGGCACACGCGTACGTCGATGCCAGCCAGCAAACATTGCTAAACATTGAggaattgtttgaattgtatgatgaaaagaagaacccgccaccaccaaaattaGACCAGTTTGGGTTGGTTATCAAGTCTAGTATTGATAATCGTGACCGATGGGAAGAACGGTCGACTGTGGCCATTGCGTTGAAATTGTTGGCTCCGTTGTATACCGAAGCACATGTCAAACAGTTGTTTGAGTTTCTTGTTGAGACTGCTGATAAGGACGAGTTGGTGGCGCAAGAATTACAGGATGCCGGTGTTGAAGCCATCAAGTTGCATGGAGCGTCCAACGTTGAAGTGTTGATCCCTATTTTTGAAACCAGCTTGGCCAAGAGTAGTAAAGAATCAGTCGTGGTGTTGTATGGTACGTTAGCGCGTGATTTGGACAAGAGCGACCCGCGATTAAAGATTATAATTGACAGGCTTATGAAGAGTTTGGATGCGCCAGCAGTGCAGTATGCTGTTTCTGAATGTATTGCGCCTTTGGTGGGTGCGATAGACAATTTGCCACAAGTGTTTGATGAGTTGTTTGAGAAATTGTTTAGTGCTAAAAAAGTGTCTTCGCGTCGTGGTGCCGCATACGGAATTGCAGGGTTGGTTAAAGGTAGTGGAATCAAGAGTTTGAGCTCGTACGATATTATTCGTACCTTGACTGATGCTGCTGAAGAGAAGGATACAGTTAAACGTGAGAGCGTTTCTATTGCGTTTGAGACGTTGTCGAGAAGTTTGGGCAAATACTTTGAGCCGTACGTGTTGGAGATATTGCCGATCATTCTTAAATCGCTTGGTGATCCAGTGCCCGAAGTGAGATTGGCTACCGACAATGCCGCTAAGGAGATTATGAAAAACACTACTTCGTTTGGGGTGAAGAAACTTATTCCGTTGGCTATATCCAATCTAGACGAGATTGCGTGGAGATCGAAAAAGGGGTCAGTCGAGTTGCTTGGGTCGATGGCGTATTTGGACCCAACACAGTTGTCGGCGTCGTTGTCGATTATTATTCCCCAGATTGTTGGTGTGCTTAACGATACTCACAAGGAGGTTAGAAAGGCGGCGTCGGCGGCGTTGCAGAGGTTTGGTGAGGTTATACGAAACCCGGAAATTCAAGCGATTGTGCCTGATCTTATTAATGCTATTGGTGACCCTACCAAGTATACTGACGATGCATTAGACAAATTGATCAAGACACAGTTTGTGCACTATATTGATGGTCCGTCGTTGGCATTGATTATACATGTTATTTATAGGGGTATGAAAGATCGAGCATctacaaagaaaaaggcATGTCAAATTGTGGGTAATATGGCAATTTTGGTTGACTCCAAGGACTTGCGTCCGTACTTGAACGAATTGGTTGGCGAGTTGGAGATTGCTATGGTTGATCCTGTTCCTGCCACGAGATCGACTGCTGCAAGAGCATTAGGGTCGTTGGTTGAAAAGTTGGGTGAAGACAGTTTCCCAGGGTTGATTGGTAAATTGGTGGCCACTCTTGAGGATGATACAAAAGCTGGTGATCGACTTGGGTCGGCCCAGGCGTTGGCAGAAGTTATTTGTGGTCTTGGGATTAACAAGTTGGAGGAGATGTTGCCGGTTATTTTGTCGTCTGCAAGCGCACCACGTACACGTGCTGGGTTTATgccgttgttgttgtttttgccTGTATGTTTTGGGTCGCAGTTTTCGCCTTATCTTAACAAGATTATTCCACCCATCTTAAAAGGATTGGCTGACCAGGATGAGGAGGTTAGGGATACGGCATTGAAGGCTGGTAGGTTGATTGTGAAGAACTATGCCAAGAAGGCAGTTGACTTGTTGCTTCCAGAATTGGAGAATGGGTTGTCTGATAGTAGTTATAGAATTAGGTTGTCGTCGGTTGAGCTTACTGGAGATTTGTTGTTCCAGATTACGGGTATTTCCGGTAAGAACGAGCTCACTGAGGACCAGAACCTTAACAAGACGCTTGTGGAAGTGCTTGGACAAGAGCGACGCGATAGGGTGTTGgcgttgttgtttgtttgcCGGTCAGATGTTGCTGGTATTGTTAGGAATGCGACAGTTGATATTTGGAAGGCGTTGGTTTCCAACACGCCAAGAACAGTCAAGGAGATTTTGCCCTCGCTTACTGCCATTGTTGTGGGGAAGTTGTCGTCGCCCGACGATGTTCAACGTACTATAGCTGCACAAACATTAGGGGAGATGGTACGTCGTGTTGGTGCCAATGCGTTGGCACAGTTGTTGCCTACATTGCAAGAGTCGGACGACAAGCAAGGTGTTTGTATTGCCGTTACTGAATTGATCAAGTCTACGTCGCACGATGGGTTGGTGCAGTACCAGGATACgtttattgatattattaagGATGGGCTTGTTAGTTCTCGAGAGGAAGCTGCAGTTGCGTTTGATGCGTTGCACCAGGAACTTGGCAAGGTGGTTATTGATGAGATTGTACCTGATTTGTTAAAGAGGTTGAAAGAGCCGAATGCATTGCTTGCGTTGAAGGATATTATGCTGAAAAAGTCGGATGTGATTTTCCCTATTTTGTTGCCTACGTTGCTTACACCGCCGGTTGACACTGAAGCGTTGGCGGCATTAGCGCCAGTAGCTGGGTCTGCCTTGTACAAGAGGTTAGCGGTGATTATCAACACGTTGGTAGATGCAAAGAGTGAAGCTGTTGATGAGGTTATGTTGTCGGTTGAAGATGATGGTGTTCACACGTTGATGCAAATTATTTTGGGGCTTCTTAAGGATGAGGATACCAAGAGGAGAGTGTTTATTTTCTCGAGATTGGCTGGGTTTTTTGGGGCTACTGATCTTGACTATTCGATGTATCTTGAGGATATGGTTACGCGATTGATTCTTTCGTTGGCTGATCCGTCGCCAGAGGTTGTTAAAGGTGCATTTGAGGCGTTATCTGCGTTGGTCAAGAGACAACCAAAAGAAGTTCTTGAGAAGTTGGTCAAACCAGCAAAGCAAACATTGGACTTGTGTATTGATATCCCTGCATTTAGCTTACCAAAAGGTCCCAATTGTGTTTTGCCGATTTTCTTGCATGGGTTGATGTATGGTAATCATAAGGAAGAGGCGGCGTTGGGTATTGCTGATATTATTGACAAGACGCCAGGAGAAAACTTGCGTCCGTTTTCCACGTCAATTACTGGTCCGTTGATTAGAGTTATTGGGGAGAAGGTTGCTAGTGATATCAAGGCGGCCATTCTTGTGGCattgaacaatttgttGGTTAAGATTCCGCAGTTTCTTCGTCCATTTATTCCGCAATTGCAAAGAACTTTTGTCAGGTCGTTGTCCGATAGCAATGAAAAGTTGCGTAAACGCGCTGTTGTTGCGTTGGGCACGTTGATTAAGTTTCAACCAAGGGTTGATTCGTTGGTTACTGAGTTGGTCAATGGGGCCAAGACGTCGGATTATAAAGAGTCTATGTTGAAGGCGatgttggttgttgttgagcaAGCGGGGAAGAGTTTGAGTGAGGCGTCGAAACAGGCGATATTGGTAGTTGCAGAGCAAGAGATGGACCCGGTGCTTATTGGGAGTCTAGCTGGGAGCTTATCAGAGGAGGAAGCAGAAAGTATACTAGACAATGTTTTGGCGAATGAGTCCAAGTTTTCCATTCTTGCGATAAACTCGTTTTTGAAGTATTCTCCCGAGCATGTGAAGAGCGATGCAGTTGTCAATTTTGTTGTCGGGTGTGCCAATTCCGACAATGCATATATGAGTGATAACGCCACAATCGCTATTGGTAAGCTATTGTTGCTTGGTGTTGAGAGTAAGGAGTTGGTTGATCAGCTTGCAATGAATGCGATCGCCCCCAAATCGTCTTCTCCTGATACGAGACGGTTATCGTTGGTGGTTATTAGAACTGTGGCCAGACACAAAggaattgttgatttggatATTGTTGTGCCTAGTATATTTGCGTGTGTTCGTGATCCAATCATCCCCATCAAGTTGGCAGCAGAAAAGGCGTTCCTTGAAGTGTTTGATATGGTCAATGGCAGCGCCAAATTTGACGCATGGTTTAAGAATGAGAATTTGACTACAGTTACCGGGACAACAATAGTTGCACGGTCTATTGGCGAGTACACCAAGCGAGTTGCTAGTAGATTAGCTGGTGTCGAAAGAGAGAGAATCGAGGCCGGTGGCGATGAAGAGACATTGTTTAGTGATAgaattgaagatgaaaatgaaatttggCAAGTAGGTATATAAGATGTGTctatttattgaattcagGCAAGTTTAAACTTTTTATTGAAGGCAAGGCGTCGCTTGATTGTGAATGTAGCATTGAAGGTTTGAATGAGGCGAGCATGCCTAGGGATGAAAGGTTGGTGCTACTATTGCTTGCAGAAATCAGCGGAGTAGTATTGGTCGATAACCCCAAGACTGGTGAGCTTGGAAGGGTTGAAGGGCCGGGGCTGTTGGGCCGTGATCGTTTCAACTTGTGTTTGACGTAGTCTAAATCGGAATCCTCTTGGATGTGGGTTTTCACGGGTGTCATTCTGAACGCAAGGTTGGAGAGGTGGTGTAAGTTTGTTGTGTCGTGGAACTGGAATGTGGGTTTCTTCATGGAAAAGTCGTAGTTGGCTTTTGGGGGTGGTTTGCCGAAATAGTCGGTCAATGAGGGGAGAGACTTGGACTCCATCATACGCAACTCCTCGGTGGCAGCAGAAGCAAGGATATCTATACTGTGGGTGGGATTGGGGGGAGAAGCTGTCTTTACCAGCTTATCTGGCTTGTCTGGCTTGTCTGGCTTGTCTGGTTTTTCTGGTTTTTCTGTCTTTTCTACCTcctctttcttctttttcctaTTTTTCCTGCTGTTGGGGTTGGTGTGTATTCTCAGATGTCGAGTTAGTTCATCGGATCTGCTGAATCTCTTTGAACAGCCGGGGAATGTACACTGGTGGGGTTTTTCGCCTGTGTGGGTACGTATATGTCTAGTTTGGTGTTCTAATCTTTGGAATGCTTTATCGCAATGAGGACATTTATATGGACGGACTGTTGGGTCCTTTTTAGGTTTTGGGTGGTCTAGTAAACTCATTAGGGATGGTGGAGTATGGTGATGGTTTTgaagttttgttttttcgTGGGGagagaaaatttttttttttttaaatggAGAAAAAAGAGGAGCCAGTAAGGGAGGCTTTTTCCGAATTGGACAACAACACAAACAAAAGAGCGcatacatttttttttttcaccgGATATGGCAATTAATCGTGAATGTGAATCGTTTGGGGAAGACTAGTATACGACGAACCAGGAGAGGAATCACAGAGTTGGCGGGAAGATGATAAGGGAACTTAGAGGTTATTAGGGGGAACGCAATGGCAAGTGTTATTAGTGTTGATGCCGAGAAGTAGCAAGCCTGGTAATGTATTTTGGGATGCCCCAAGTTTTGTTGGATGATTGCTGGAGCCGTTAAAGAGTCATTTTGGAAATACATACAAGGGCGGGGAAGTGCTAGAGGAACAGCCAACATGTTTTGACTTGATCAATGTGTATAAGAACCAGTTGAGCAAGAGGGAGGGTTTGAGAAAGCAAGCGATAGAAATGGATCACCAAAGTTTTATTTGGTGGTTGAGGATGGAGAGGCGACACCCAAGAGTAACCAAGtatatcaaaataaatttgtcTTGAATTTGCCCAAAAAAGGCAGAAACTTCAGCGATAAGGTTCAAACAGGTTAACGAGCGAGCTTATTAAGGTCTGGTGTTGATTGGGAACACGTTTAGAGAGCAGTATTATAGGTAAATAACACATATGTTAGAACTATAACCAGTGCCAGGAGTTGACTTGCTATCGTGGAATGTCAGTAGACGCAATACAAACCGTGCTTAATGTGGTGGTGATTCTTTAACTGTGGGATTAGACTTGACCAACATAAAGTGAATTATTTCTTCAAGGCTGGTGCCAGTGActgaaaaaattcaattggaaGGCAATGAAAAATAAGCTGTAggaagaatttgaattcttgaaagatttttgttgatagCTTGATCTGAAGAAACGCGtttaaatgaatgaaattgGTAAACGCACAACAAGAGAACCCACACCAGAAATAAACGAACCAACAAAAGAGGGTGTATCTGTAAACTTCAAGACATCTGTAACTGCGTTGCATCTGCAGTCGAGGGTGGCAATCGCTTCCAAGAAGAATAATTTAGTTTGTCTTACATCTTTACGGCTCGACAAGTGCAAGTGTTGGTTTAATGCGGCGGTCAACATAAAAATTGTGCAGCAGTAGTTTTATGAGCCAGGAATAGTCAGCAAAGGATTGGTTGATAAGTGGTCTTCTCATTATAGAAATGTAGATGTTCTTGTGAGAATACAGTCTCCGATGCTTTTTGGTCTATTTTTGTGGAGAAACTACACCAAAAACACACAAGCAAACTACTCTGGGGGTAGATCGAAAACCAACCCCGTGGTAGAACTAAAATACATACGTAAATGACATTGCATCGGTACAAGCTCCCATCTGTAGAATATCTAGCATCTGCACCAGCTATCATTCGTAATTAGAGAGTGACAAGCTCCCCCAGGAAGAATAAAACCAGAAGTTAAACATCCGTACGGTTTAGAAATGGTGAGCGACCtaacccaaaaaaaatatctcAACAGccaaaacaatttatcGAAAACAACTGGAATAGAAAGCACACATATTGGAATGGCAAAGTCACTAGTCCCAGATCATGTTGAGGAGTCGTTTACTGTGTCTACTACCCAGATTGGGCACTTGTGGGATATCACCCAGAGTATCAGTAAGCAGGTGGGATTACGATTTACTTGAGTTACACGTTTAATGTGAATAGAGTTGGCGTTGGGAGTTTGATTGGTCAGCACGGTTACATTGGCAGCCCTATTAAGTTTGAGGATAGCTTTACGTGTTTGTGAACGATGGGAGATGCGATGCAAGACTTGTACCTGATCGATATGGAGAGTGTTGGGGCGAATACGCTCAACGGGGGACGTCAAGACTTATATTCCGCCAACGCCGTTTTTGAGAAGATGGAAATAACGGGTAGGTATGTGATTACCCAGTTTAGTTTTGAGGTTGAGTTTCAAGTGCATGCTTGTGAAGGATGGCAATGGAAAGGAAAGTACAATATGATTGAGGTTAGTCATCATGAAGTGATGATAGGGGCGATCTTAGAACAGGACAAGCCAGTGCTGGCAGGGGTaccattatatttatagaGAAATGCAACACCTGTTTTATGAGCAAAGGATAAGGGGTTTAGTCATCAAATGGGGATACTGTTCATTTTGGGAAATTTTGTGGAGAAACAGGATCGAAAATACACAgataaattgttcaaaaatAAGTTTTGATCTTAAGAAAACGGAAGCagatcaattgattagAAGTTAAAAGAAATCTACTCTAATCGattaaaaacaaacagGTCTATTTGAAaggaaacaacaaacaatcaaCTGTATTTGATTTAGATATCAATCTTAAAAACGAACAATTCTAGTTGATTATTCTCTAACTCAAAACAAACAGCTGTAGTTGGCCTGTCTATAAACTTACAGAATAAAAAACTATATCTCAATTTTCTAACTTAAAACAAATGGCTCTAATTGCTATTCCTTTCAACCAAAAATGAACAACTCTTTTCAGCTTGTCAGTGACTCAAAACAAACCCTATCTGGCCTATCTGTGAATCAAGAAAACCAGCAAACTAGCTCATTTAGTTTGTCTGTGAAGCTGTAACAAATTTACTAAGACTAACTACTCTAAAGGTTCTCTACACCTGTATTGCATCCGTACAAGTTCTCTCTACACCTGTATTGCATCCGTACAAGTTAGACATCCGTAACTGTGCTGCATCTGTACCAGTTTTCATCCGTAGAACATCCTACATCCTTACCTTTAAGGGGGTGACAAGCACccccaattttcaataagcTGGGGCATCCGTACGACTTGGTTAATTGGTGTGTACACATACCAGCcaatacaaaaagaaaaaacgaacaactaaaaacaaaagaccagtaacaacaaccactCTTCACCAGAAGGGAGCCCAGTCGAGGGCAATCGTCAGGggaattattgattataagATTCCCCAATTCTTCATTCTCAAGCATGTAATCCTTTAATAtaaatcttgttgttgctattTCAAAACTTGAATTAATGCTCAATACAGTGGTAATCATATCATGGGAGGAATGTATTGGCTCAATAGTTGATTGGGTGTAGTTTGTTATCATTGTGGATATTACTGGACTCACATGAAAGTGGTTCAAGCGACGACAGTTACGAAAATTTCTGTTGGTGGCATTCTGAGTATTCTTGTGCCAATTTCTGTAAACGTCAATCAATCCAAATTGTTCAAGGAATTTCTTGCTTTACTAGTTCCAGACGTTGTGGTTTAGCAAAATTTTCCCGGTCAAGTTTGGGGTCTAAAATATGATTAAAATCTccataaaaataatatctatttgaaaaacaaaaaagcaGGATTTGGAAGTGACCAGTAACAGCAGAAGCCTTTTTGCTTGACAGTCAATGAAATGTCTACAAATTTGTCCATCAAATTTCTTAATTTCATTTCGAAGCTATAATCAGGGATACACCAGGAGTTAAGCATTTTCTCAACATCTTCAGAGGTTAAAGTGAAGTTGGCGGTATCAGTGAAGTAGATGGTAATGGGTTTGTAGgccaaaattttttttatggtGTTTAATGAGAGAATcttcaaagaaaatagGGTAGATATTGGTTACTTTTAATGATCCTTGCAAGCTAGACACCTCTTCTGTGATATTAAACCGGTTACCTACTTTCAACTTTTTGGCTGGTGGTTCAGAAGGTGGTACACTGGAAGGCAAAGTAGTAttctaaattcaatatcttAATTATCCTCATATTGATGAAAGGACTAGCTGTGGTTGAGTTTGTTCTTTAGCAATCCATCGTAGACTGTTGTGTCATAATTACCAAGTACTTTTCCTGTTACCTTGTCTGTCATTCAAAATCTTTGCTGTatccaataaattattgttgCATTTATTTTGGCTCCAAGCTGTTGCGAATATTTGGAATTTCTTTAGGAATACGGATATTTTTAAGTTGTGATCAGGGTTAACATAATTAACATCTGTTGGTGGTTTCTAATCCATGTTTGGAGAACTTGCCTTAGTATTATCCTTTATAATGTTCAAAATTTTCTGATTTCGTCCATTTGTAATAAAATACAATTCCTTTTACCGGGGGGAATATTGTTGTGGAtaaggaaaaaaaagtggatagtaaaaattaaactaaTTAATTATGTATTTTCACAAGTTGTGTGTATAGTCGTGTAGCTTGGTtaacatatatatttctACTATAACGTGTTGTAATTGGGTTCTTGCCTGCCTCGTCCGCCCTCTATACCTGACCCAAATTACACCTGGGAAAAACTACTTACTTATATACTGTTGTTCTCGACAATGAGCACCACGTTCCCTGCTGGGTGTTACCGGCTATCTCCATCTACCGCTACCCGCGCATTTTTGACCACATGTGCTAACAAAGTTTGTTAGCTTGACCAcatgtttttttcttgaccACATTTCTTGACCACATGTTTGTTAGCACTTATAATTTTCCCAATTTTGGTGGTAGCGCAAAAATAAGGGTACCATATGAATCTACATGACCCAGGGAGATAAACTATATAGTTTTTAGGTTTATAACTTTAAGATACACtgagttgttgttgatcaGAAAGAGGTTAAAAATTCAGGGGCAGGagaaaaaatgattttcttgCGCGCACGACCCgaaaaatcagaattttttgaaaaacagCGATTTTTGGTCGTTTTTGGAAAGACGTGGACGCACAACCAGGAGAGGTGGTAAACTGAGAGTTGATATGTGGTTAGCTAGGTCAATGAATTTGTGTTTGGAAAAGGAAGGGTGGTTATACCCTTTTTGTGTGGCAagttattaatgattttctttgaccacacGTTTTTAGGTAGCGCCGAGTTTTGaccacattttttttctctgcTTGACCACATTTTGGGTAGCGCCGAAGAGCGCAGATTTGAAGGCccattgattttttgaccGCAGATTTGACCGCACGTAttctttgaccacacaTTTTTCTATGAGCACAGGTTTTCTTTGACCGCAGATTTTTTCTATGAGCACAGGctttctttgaccacacattttctttgaccgcACATATTCTTTGAgcactgattttttttgagcACTGATTTTTGACCGCAGATTTTGTTTGACCAcacatttttctttgaccgcagattttttgaccacagattttttctttgaccgcaggtttttttttgagcacacattttttctttgaccacagATTTTCTTTCAGCACATCTTTGGTAGCActttctttgaccacatatttttctttgagcaCACATTTTTTAACACCACATATTTAGAGAGCACATATTCTTAAAAGCTACATCTTTTGTTGTATTGTTGATAGTGGCACATGAATAGGTGCATACTATACAGTTGGTGGCAGCAATTTTAAGTTCATTTTTGACAAGAAAGTTGGCCCAAAAAAGTTTCTTAGAGATTGTTGGGAGTACTGTTTGGTAATattctttatatttgttcTAATTACTTTTACATAGTTTTATATTAGTTTAGAAGAACGAAAAAACTCATTATATCCAATGTAATACCGTTGTATTTGCTGGTTATCAGTATTAACACTGGTTTTTCTACTGTTAAGTACCGAAACATCAggggtttttttttgctgcATAAAGACCCTTAAAGGTTTTTTATCTAGACACAAAAccaatatatattcaatctATAACATTTTTTCCGGATTAGGAAACGACCAATACCAGCACTCGCCGGTTTTCTTTACAACTAATTCAATAGGGGcgattttgttgattaacTCGTTCAATTTGGTTTGCCAGGTTTCGCCACGATGTTTTTCAAGCATCTTTTCAACGTCTTGTGGATTCAAAGTAACCGAGCCATGGTTGTAGTCGTCTGACAAATAAACAGTCACATGTCGGTACCCGACAATGGTGTTTTTTTCTCTGATAAGAATTTGAGAAATCTCTTTTGGAACAATCTTTGTGATTTTATAGATACCCAGCAAGGTTGTTGATTCTGGTGTGATGTTGAACCCATGGGTgggtttcaatttttttgctGGAGGTTGACTTGGGACAGACGAAGGCAATGTTGAGGGAACTTGTTGGTCGTCGTCGTCactaaattcaatatcGTAAATGTCGGTTTCATCAGGCTGTGATGACGAAGCCACGGGTTGATCTTGTAACTTTGCAGGGTGAAGTTCTAACTGTGTAGCTCCAACATAAACAGGATTTGATGTTTTACCAAACACTTTTCCCACTACTTCTACGTCGACGGTTCCGTCGAATGCACCATTATTATAAGATGGTGGCTAAGATAAATCACGAGGAGGTCAAGTACGTGGTTAAAATGCGGTACCTTAGACAAGGTATTTCGTACATGGTGCGtaattatattcaaatgTCACTGGTAACTGAAGTTATCGAAAAGGCCCAAGGGCATCACTGGATGAGTGCTGACAACTCGTATGGTAACACTGGTGGTTGGGATACCTATCATAGTACAACGATTCTGATGATAATGAGACAATTTTTTGCGTTGTACCAAAAATATATCGGTATTGATGTTGATCAAAATACATCAAAGCTGTTAATTCTGAAACCAGTTAAACCTCCTTTGCGTGTTTGCAGTGGCTTGCAGCTTGAGGACATTGAACAagcaaaaattgattgtgGCTACCAGCAGAAGGATTTTGATCAGGAAAAGTTGATATTGGAGATATGTTGGTCTGGTGCAAACAGCAGAGCTATTGTTAGCACCTACTGGATTTGGGAAGACGTATCTCTTTTTGGTTCCTATACTTGctaataaaataatgaaacGAAGGGAAGGTGGCAAAAGAAGAGTGAGTTTTTTGGTGTTGCCGTATAATGTTGTTGCAGTTGAGTTTGAAAAACGAATGGCAGAGTATGCTAATGTTATTGGTGTTAGAAATCTTAACTCGTTTGATGGCagtattgatttggttgTGGGGACAGTTGAGAGTTTAACAAAGCTGAATGTcagtgatttttttttgaatttttctcAGAATTATGGTCAACAGTGTCAGCTCTACCGATGAGGCGCAGGTGttgattgaagaaaaagaatttcgCCGGTTGAACCGAGTGCACTACCGGATTTTGCATTCATTTGAGAAGATTGTAAGTTTGGGTGCGACGTTGCCTCGGAATTTTGCAACAGAGATGGAGAAAAATTTGTTGGCACCGAAGGTGTACAATACTGTGAAAACTGAACCTAATCAAAATGTTTATGTTGAAAGGGAATTTATTGGAGAGGACAAGAAGAGAGTTGGTTATTTGATTGGTGTTgtcaaacaatttttggTGAGCAATAGCGATGGTATTATATTTGTGTACTT encodes:
- a CDS encoding translational activator GCN1 homologue, putative (Similar to S. cerevisiae GCN1) produces the protein MDSWETLEPVYEKGVVDSLVSVRIPILSSIKSVLPEISEQELNKIVVVLLKTFNYYHDAQSRNAVLSVLQAIGGKYPKYLLVYVKFINQQADGPTLPITDYMTLLQWINAFVVDMARLGKLDDSVALAQGKVLSKCISFEGKRRRIYKSAIQTTKTAMGDALAVGSGYLDIVVRNKSFSLLGVLDMALDKHPGLFEVYQQKYTAEILDFFVNHGLLSKVPPTPQDLAVFGRCIKSLVKDFSKLVPHIEKAILRSSENSFVYTLPVLFENLSIEIELSAKLVNAIISGIKSTKENVRNGAAKTLALALQKNTADLVDEIFKAIKATSNAESKALIVKCLLYFPDSEKIVKQVLPLVSKDQNETSLASLVKVFTFHGLKYHNDEVVKQFIAGFNSVKLRRVWFVEFGECVETLPFPELLGEFEKILKGIEDAPLPSVSNKSIVCAFVILALTGKDSPLLNDTRIFSKLDEVELKWLVRALKNDPAGWIYVLTNAPYKVRMFALEKIVLNDELSQGLIEVVLDGDLANVGPVFALLSRYSEKNLRHLILPARKAGVDWIALAQRAKIDVGKLVGENFSAIFQECVDDGSQAAVQAIGDIAFIQPELIQPIVAVIDLDVSQLSFTQQEIDIYQGHEGQLVVNVLNEKQLDKNSKDYEIKKWEQSIKKELKQPKKLSKEEQALVNQQLAKESEIRKKVGEVVERANFVISLIIELTKQAKLVNNGGNLWFPVAVNKLLELPQSSLFNPIDAFLGLSELISPRLGVLCKFIGVATLRLYGIKLDDSLEQEPLVSLLGRILYRIKMLSDQQPLDSLSLSYVLPLLTRVLYDGKAVAIKNASKGAVTSEFVEEDPEEEQLLLAIEIISAHAESFEDDKIPRTSILEVLISLMKLPSKAKLSKECFLSLCQHIAFNIRQGDLQLLLGSLITPHVFVRSTLLEGLDAEFELEEYSKELFVATHDNDQNCRELAQTIWDDNELEVEDASRLLSLFGNSDAGLRNSVAHAYVDASQQTLLNIEELFELYDEKKNPPPPKLDQFGLVIKSSIDNRDRWEERSTVAIALKLLAPLYTEAHVKQLFEFLVETADKDELVAQELQDAGVEAIKLHGASNVEVLIPIFETSLAKSSKESVVVLYGTLARDLDKSDPRLKIIIDRLMKSLDAPAVQYAVSECIAPLVGAIDNLPQVFDELFEKLFSAKKVSSRRGAAYGIAGLVKGSGIKSLSSYDIIRTLTDAAEEKDTVKRESVSIAFETLSRSLGKYFEPYVLEILPIILKSLGDPVPEVRLATDNAAKEIMKNTTSFGVKKLIPLAISNLDEIAWRSKKGSVELLGSMAYLDPTQLSASLSIIIPQIVGVLNDTHKEVRKAASAALQRFGEVIRNPEIQAIVPDLINAIGDPTKYTDDALDKLIKTQFVHYIDGPSLALIIHVIYRGMKDRASTKKKACQIVGNMAILVDSKDLRPYLNELVGELEIAMVDPVPATRSTAARALGSLVEKLGEDSFPGLIGKLVATLEDDTKAGDRLGSAQALAEVICGLGINKLEEMLPVILSSASAPRTRAGFMPLLLFLPVCFGSQFSPYLNKIIPPILKGLADQDEEVRDTALKAGRLIVKNYAKKAVDLLLPELENGLSDSSYRIRLSSVELTGDLLFQITGISGKNELTEDQNLNKTLVEVLGQERRDRVLALLFVCRSDVAGIVRNATVDIWKALVSNTPRTVKEILPSLTAIVVGKLSSPDDVQRTIAAQTLGEMVRRVGANALAQLLPTLQESDDKQGVCIAVTELIKSTSHDGLVQYQDTFIDIIKDGLVSSREEAAVAFDALHQELGKVVIDEIVPDLLKRLKEPNALLALKDIMSKKSDVIFPILLPTLLTPPVDTEALAALAPVAGSALYKRLAVIINTLVDAKSEAVDEVMLSVEDDGVHTLMQIILGLLKDEDTKRRVFIFSRLAGFFGATDLDYSMYLEDMVTRLILSLADPSPEVVKGAFEALSALVKRQPKEVLEKLVKPAKQTLDLCIDIPAFSLPKGPNCVLPIFLHGLMYGNHKEEAALGIADIIDKTPGENLRPFSTSITGPLIRVIGEKVASDIKAAILVALNNLLVKIPQFLRPFIPQLQRTFVRSLSDSNEKLRKRAVVALGTLIKFQPRVDSLVTELVNGAKTSDYKESMLKAMLVVVEQAGKSLSEASKQAILVVAEQEMDPVLIGSLAGSLSEEEAESILDNVLANESKFSILAINSFLKYSPEHVKSDAVVNFVVGCANSDNAYMSDNATIAIGKLLLLGVESKELVDQLAMNAIAPKSSSPDTRRLSLVVIRTVARHKGIVDLDIVVPSIFACVRDPIIPIKLAAEKAFLEVFDMVNGSAKFDAWFKNENLTTVTGTTIVARSIGEYTKRVASRLAGVERERIEAGGDEETLFSDRIEDENEIWQVGI